In Streptomyces sp. NBC_01231, the sequence AGAGCCGACCGTCACCTGTTGGCCGGGAACAGCGTTCAAGGCGCTCAAGGTGCCCGTCACCGGTGCCGTGATCCTGTGTTCCATCTTCATCGCCTCCAGCCAGAGCAGGGGCTGGCCGGCCTGCACTGCGGTTCCCTCGGTCAAGCCCTCCGCCACTCGCACCACCGTGCCCGGCATCGGAGCCACTAGGGAACCCGGCGCCAGTTGGGCCGCCGGGTCCGGGAAGCGGGGCAGGGATCTCAGCGCGGTGTTGTTGACGTACACCTCGTCGCCGTAGCGCGCCACCTCGAACTTCCTGCGCACGCCGTCCACTTCCAGTACGACGAGACGCGCGTCGGCGTGGACGACCAGGACCCCGTCCGCCGCGAGGCCCGTGCGGGTGTGCCGGTAGTGGACCTCGACCTCCTCGCCCGCCGTCTCGTAGCGCTTGACCTGCGGCTGGGACGGGACGTTGCGCCAGCCGCCGAAGCGGGAGGGGCCCTGGGCGTCGGACAGGGCGGCGGCCAGGGGAGCGTGCGGGTCGGGGGCCGGTTCGGTGAGTTCGGCGAGGTGGCGGTCGGAGAAGCCTGTGTTCATGCGGGCGGAGGTGAACTCCGGGTGCCGTAGCGACCGTACGAGGAGGTCCCGGTTCGTGAGGGGGCCTTGGAGTGTCGCTCCGTCCAGGGCTGATGCCAGTTTGCGGACCGCCTCCGCGCGTGTGGGCGCGTGGGCGACGATCTTGGCGAGCATGGGGTCGTAGTGGACGCCGATCGTGTCGCCGTCGCCGTAGCCCGTGTCCAGTCGGATGCCGTCGGGGACGGCGAGGCGGTGCAGGGTGCCGGTCTGGGGGGTCCAGTCGGTCGATGGGTCCTCGGCGTAGAGGCGGGCCTCGACGGCGTGGCCGGACGGGAGCGGCGGGTCGGTGTCCAGTGCGGCGCCCTCGGCGACGCGGATCTGCTGGGCGACCAGGTCGAGGCCGAAGACGGCTTCGGTGACCGGGTGTTCGACCTGGAGGCGGGTGTTCATCTCCAGGAAGTGGGCTTTGCCGTCGGCGACCAGGAACTCGACCGTGCCGGCGCCGGCGTAGTCCACCGCGCGGGCGGCGCGTACGGCCAGGGCGTGCAGTTCCCGGGTGAGCTCCTCGGGGAGTCCGGGTGCCGGGGCCTCCTCGATCACCTTCTGGTGGCGGCGCTGGAGGGAGCAGTCCCGGGTGCCCAGGGGCCAGACCGTGCCGTGCGTGTCGGCGAGGATCTGCACCTCGACGTGGCGGCCGCCCTCCATGTACGGCTCGATGAACACCTCGCCGTTCCCGAAGGCGCTCGCGGCTTCGGCGCGCGCGCCCTCCAGGGCGGCGTCCAGCTCGTCGAGTCGGCGTACGATCCGCATCCCGCGCCCGCCGCCGCCCGCGGCCGCCTTCACGAGTACGGGCAGGTCGGCCTCGGTGACCCGGGACAGGGACGCGATCCCCATCAGTTCCTTGGCGCGCGTCTTGGACGCCATCGCCTCGATCGCCTCCGGGGGCGGGCCGATCCAGACCAGGCCCGCGTCGAGGACGGCGCGGGCGAAGTCGGCGTTCTCGGAGAGGAAGCCGTAGCCGGGGTGCACGGCGTCCGCGCCCGCGGCGACGGCGGCTTTCACGATCAGGTCGCCGCGCAGGTAGGTGTCGGCGGGCGCCGCGCCCGGCAGTCGTACCGTCGCGTCGGCCGCGCGCGTGTGGAGCGCGTTGTCGTCGGCGTCGGAGTGCACGGCGACCGTGCGGATGCCGAGGTCGTGGCAGGTGCGGAAGACGCGGCAGGCGATCTCGCCGCGGTTGGCGACGAGGAGTGTCGTGATCATGGGCCTCACATCCGGAAGACGCCGAAGCCGCCGCGCGCGCCCTCGTACGGGGCGGTGTGGATCGCGGACAGGCACAGGCCGAG encodes:
- a CDS encoding ATP-grasp domain-containing protein, with the protein product MITTLLVANRGEIACRVFRTCHDLGIRTVAVHSDADDNALHTRAADATVRLPGAAPADTYLRGDLIVKAAVAAGADAVHPGYGFLSENADFARAVLDAGLVWIGPPPEAIEAMASKTRAKELMGIASLSRVTEADLPVLVKAAAGGGGRGMRIVRRLDELDAALEGARAEAASAFGNGEVFIEPYMEGGRHVEVQILADTHGTVWPLGTRDCSLQRRHQKVIEEAPAPGLPEELTRELHALAVRAARAVDYAGAGTVEFLVADGKAHFLEMNTRLQVEHPVTEAVFGLDLVAQQIRVAEGAALDTDPPLPSGHAVEARLYAEDPSTDWTPQTGTLHRLAVPDGIRLDTGYGDGDTIGVHYDPMLAKIVAHAPTRAEAVRKLASALDGATLQGPLTNRDLLVRSLRHPEFTSARMNTGFSDRHLAELTEPAPDPHAPLAAALSDAQGPSRFGGWRNVPSQPQVKRYETAGEEVEVHYRHTRTGLAADGVLVVHADARLVVLEVDGVRRKFEVARYGDEVYVNNTALRSLPRFPDPAAQLAPGSLVAPMPGTVVRVAEGLTEGTAVQAGQPLLWLEAMKMEHRITAPVTGTLSALNAVPGQQVTVGSLLAVVQPT